The window CTTGGGCGATCTCTTTTTCGGCTTCTTTTAGCCAAAACGGGCCATTTAACGGTCGTAAAAGAGGGTTATCAAAAAGGGGGCTAAAAGATAACCCCCACAAAAGACTGAGAAGAAGAGCGAGGAAGAGAAGGAAGGAGGGAAACGATCCCGAGAAGAAAAAGCGGCTTAGCGTAGTTTTAAACATTAAGCCTCCTCTTCTTTCCTCATGAGCTCTTGGGAATTGGAGGAAGCCTGGGATCTATACTTGTAGGCGTAGTAGTAGGAGGAATGGGAAAGGGGATCGGCCCGGTTTAAAATGATGCCCAGGACTCGAGAATTTATTCTTGAAAAGGCTTCAATGTTATTTTGGACTTCCTTGCGGTCATCTCTTCCATCCTCGATCACGTAGAGAACCCCTTCGGATTGCATGCTCACGATCGGAGCATCAGGCATCCCCCGCATCGGAGGGGTATCGATGAGGATGTAGGTGAAATATTCTCTTAGAGATCGGCACAACTGGGAAAAGGATTCAGCTCCCAAAAGATCGGCAGGATGCAGGGCCGCTCTACCCCCTACGATCGCCCAAACGTTGGGCAAGCTTGTCGGCTGGACCGCCTCTTCTACCTGGGCCTGCCCGGTTAGAATTTCTGAAAGACCGGGCCGGGGCCTTAACCCAAGAATCTTATGGATCGAAGGTCGTCTCAAGTCCGCATCGATGACCAACACCGTTCCTTGTTGACCAAGAACGGTGGCCAGGTTAACGGTCGTTCCGCTTTTCCCCTCGCTTTCAAGGGTACTCGTAACCGTAATGACCTGGGGACGGCGACCGGCAATGGTGTAGTGAAGCAAGGTCCTTATGCTTCTAAAGCCGTTGCTGACTTCAGATTCGGGTAAGGCATAGGTCATGAGCGCATAGGGAATATCCCCTTCGTAAGTTTCCGGTTGGTGCTTTTTGAGCTTTTCGATGTCAGGGATGACTCCCAGGACGGGAATCTTTAAAAATTTTTCGATATCATCTTTACCCCTAAACCGGTTGTCCAGCAGGGCTAAACCTAGAGCCAACCCGATACCTCCAACCGAACCTCCAAATAAGCCTAATAAAAGATTAAGCATTTTTTTGGGTTTTACCGGTTTTTTAGGGATGGAAGCCGTTTCGACCACTTCGATGTTCCCGGAATTGAGGGCCGAGGTGATATCCGTTTCTTTGAGCCTTTTTAACAGGCCCATGTACATCTGTTGGTTGGCATCCGCCTCCCTCTTGAGCATCGCGTACTTGGCTAGAAGGCTGTTTTCGTCTTTGAGCTTAAGAAGGGTTTTTTTCCATTCTTCTTCCAAGGATTCGAAATTTTTTTTCGCGGCTTCGTATTCCGCTTCGAGCTTTTCAACGACCGCCTGTTTTTCTTCTGCAAGTTGTTGGTTTAAGCCATCAATGCCCGCCTTAAGCCTGACCATCTTGGGGTAATCTTCCTTGTAGATTTCTTCCAGTTCCCTGTACTTGGCCTGCTCTTTAAGCAGGTTTTTCTTGATATCCATGGTATATTGGTTATCGGGAATGGTGAGGCTTTTGCCCATGTCAAGCCCGTTTTTTGCCCGCTCATAAAAAACTTCTTTGCGGATCATTTCAAACCTGGCCTTGGCAAGGGCATCACTCACTTGAGCCAGCTCCTTTTCGGTAGGTGAACTGTTCACCCCGGGAAGCTTAACAATACCCGTCTTTTCCATGAAACGGGCAAGCTTGGCTTCGGATTCGGTCACCTTTTTTTTCATCAGTTCGATTTGTCCCGCAAGGAATTGGCGGGCATGCCGGTTGGCTTCGAGTTTCCTATCTAGTCCAAAGGTAATAAAAGATTCTGCATAGGCATTGGCCACCTGCATGGCTCCGAAACTATTGGGGCTATCGTAACAGATCCGGATAAGCCGCGTGCCGCGGACAGGCAGGATGTGAAGATTATTTTGAACGATTTCCGAAAGTTTTTCAGAAGAAGGAAGGGGCCCGTTCTTTTTTGGTTTCAAACCCAGCCAATCCAGGTGTTCATCAAGCTCCAGTCTTTCAACGACCCTTTGAGCCAAGGACCTGCTTTTGATGATTTCGCATTGGGTCTTAAAAAAGGTTTCCCAATCGAAAAGCCCTGGCTCGTCATTGCTTACCTGCTTATAGGGGACTACCTCGGATTTTGTGGAGTTGATCTTGACGACGGATTCCCCGCGGTAGATCGGTTTTTGGCTGAAAGTAAAAAGAAAGACGACAAAAAGACAAACAAGAAAAAAGAGCAAAGCCTGTTTCCTGAACCGGTAGATGTCCCAAAGCTTTTCTTTAAGCCATTCTAAATCGGAAGACTCGTAGGGAGAAAGCAAAACTTCAGTCTGGAAAACATCCTTGTTCCCCACGGTCAAATTATCCTTGGGTTTTTTCTGGAGTTCCTCGGACATAAATCCTCAGTAAGGCATGGGCAAAAAGAGCCGCGAAAAAATCGTGTCCCTTATCCCGACAAGGACCGCCATCGGCCCGTTGGTCCCGACCACCACGACATCCTCTTTTTGAAGGGTATAGTCGTTATAATCTCTTTTTTTACGGCTTAAATCCAGCAAAATTACCTTCTTTTGCCCGTTAGGCAATTTTCTATAAATTTTAACTTTAGACATGTCCGCCTTATCGTTGGGACCTCCCGCTTCGATGATGGCTTGGTAAGCGGTAATTACTCCCCCTCTAAGAGGCACTCCCTTTGGATTTTTTACTTCTCCTCCTACATAAACTGATCCCGCGGGAGGAACCTGGATCACGTCTCCAGGCATGAGAAGGAAGTTGCTTCTTTCCGATTTGCCATCGATCATCTCTTTTAGATCGATTTCAACGATAAAGGGCTTGATCTGCGAAAGCAGTTCTTCTTTCTTGACTTTCGGTGGAGGACCAACCGGGGCCTCAGCTTTAGGCTCTTTCTTTTCTTCTCCCGCGTTCATTTCATTACCTGCTTTCGGGGGGCTATTCTCCGCTTTTCTTTTCTTGGGCGAACGGATAAGATAAATCGTCGTTGAAGCATCCTCTCTTAGTCCGCCGGCCATTCCTAGGGCATCCACCACCCGCAGTTGGTTGGTCATTTCATAGACTCCGGGCTTGTATACCGCTCCCATTACCGAAATCCGGTGGCTTTTCATCTCGACGACAGAAACCGATACTTGGGGATCCCTAAGGTACTTTTCACCCAGCTTGGTCTTGAGAAAAGCATGCAGTTCTTCTGCTGTCAGCCCCTCAACCTGGATCTGGCCCAGCAAAGGCAGAAGAATCGTGCCCGCAGGGGTGATTCTTGTCTTGATATTGGAAAGCTCGGGTAAATCGGCAACATGGATCTCAAGGAGGTCTCCATCCCCTAGGGGCACCCCTTCTTTATCGGCTGTTTGGCTTGCCTGCATCAGGATGATTTCATTGATCTTGCTGTTGGCATCTTCGGCCGTAGCGGGCAAGGCTTGGGGGATGTCTTTACTTGATTTTCCAAAAGACATCCCCAAGAAAAAAAGAAAAAAGGAACTCAAAAGAAGAATTCCTTTTTTCTTCAATCCTCTTCGATAGAGGCCTGTCATTATAGTACTTTAGACTAGGGAAGGAACGGGGTGACGGGCTTTACAGGAGGTCCGGGATGGGAGGTAAAGGCTCCGCTAATACCCGCCGCCGTAAATCCCACTACTCCAGCCGCCAAGGTTCCAAGGATAATCGCTGCAGCCCTTCTTCTTTTTTTCTTCTTGTCTGCCTCATTGTCATCGGGAGGATCATCGTAAACGAAAAGCCCTCCCTTTGCATAACCCATGTACTTCCCATGCTTGTCAAAAAAGGGCTTGGCACCTGCAGGCAATTTGGGGACTTTGCTTAAGGAAGCTTGGCTTACGGGATGGGATAGCGGAGAAACAATGCCGGGGGAAGAAACAAATCCTCCACTTTTTGTCAAATACCCTACAGAATGCCCATCGGCTCCAAAAAGAGGAGTGGCTCCCGAAGGGAGTCCAGAGCTTCCTTCAGGAACGACTTCATCGGGCGTTGCACTTAAAAGCTCGAAAGAACCCGCTCCAAGGACAACCGGATGGGTTGTCGTGGCAAAAAGTTCTTTCTTGTTGGCCAGGTCTTCTACCTTGTACTCCCCTTTTTTCATCGTTATTGAGGTAATGTCAGAAGAACTTACCAGTAAAGAGCCCTCCTTGGGGTCAACCGTCGAAGAAAAGATAATGGCAGAAGGGGATTCAAAACTAACCAGGTCGCCCTGGCTTAAGTGAAACTTCACTTCTCCTCCCTCTATTTTAATACGATAGCCTTTTTCAGTTTTCGCTACCCTCATGGCTCCATAAGGCCCAAGCTGAACCCAGTTTTTCCCTGAAAAAAGGACTCGAATGCTTCCCCCTTCGGTTGCAATTCTCGCGCAATCGGAAAGGGGGAATTTTCCCCCAGAAAGGGGTATATCCAACTGGTTTTGACTGATTGTCCCCGTCCCCACAGCCATTCCAATAGATTTGGAACTGAGGGTCTCGGCCCATGCTCTTGGTCCTTGAAAAGGACTCATGACGGGAGTCATAAAGGGCATCCCGGTCAATACCCCGCTGACAAATAACCCATACAATGATCTATATATTTTCTTTTTTATTTTCATCGGGTATCCTTCCTCTGGTTTTATTTTTTTACATTTTTTCTAGCCAACACTCAAATACAAAATGACTTTTACCATGTAGAAAAATTCTTTTTCTATGGCAAGAAAAATATTAAGAATAATTAATATTAATTTAATGTACTTTATCTTCCCTCTCCGCGAAGCACAGCCGGAATAGTTTTAAGAAGGATTTTGAAATCGAGCCAAGGTGTCCATTCCTCGATATACTTGCAGTCGAGTTCAATCGCTCTCCGGAAGTCAGGGTCGTTGCGCGCTTCTACCGCCCAGAGGCTGGTTATCCCCGGTTTGACTTCAAGTCTGCGGTAATAACTCAGCGAATAGGTTTCGTACTTTTCGACTTCGTCTGGCGTAGGAGGCCTGGGACCGACAAGGCTCATCTGTCCCCAAAGCACGTTGAAAAGCTGGGGAAGCTCATCCAGGCTATATTTTCTTAAAAACTTACCCAGGGGAGTGATCCGGGGATCGTTGGTGATCTTGAACATGGGGCCTATTCTTTCGTTGAGAGGGGCTAGCTCTTCTTTTTTCTTGTCCGCATCTACCGACATCGTCCTAAATTTAAGGCAAGGAAATCTTCTTCCCTTTCTGCCTATTCGAGTCGAACGGTAAAAAATGGGTCCTCCGTCTTGTAGCTTGATCATTATACCCAGCAGAAGAAACAGGGGACTTAAAGCGATAAGACCAAAAAAGGAAACCAAAAGGTCGATAAGCCTTTTTACAAGGAGATGAAAAAGAGGAATCGATTTGTCGCAGAGAGGGACCAGGGGAAAGCCATCGCAAAACTCCATGTTTTCCCAGTGAGGATGGAGATTTTCAGAGAGGGAAGGAAAGGCCAGTTTAACCCTTTTTTTCCTCTTGACCGCCTCAAGAACAATCGACTCGGTTAGGTTCAAAGGAAGGGGACAGCAGATAACGATCTCATCTATCCAGTACCGATCGAGAACTTGGGGAAGATCTTCGATTCTATGTCCCGGTTCTTGGGCGGTTGGTGAAATCACTCCCCAAGAAGAGATGCCTAGAAATGGATGGCTTTCATAATATTTTTCTATTTTTTTTACGATTTCTCCCTCGCCCACGATAACGGTTCTTATCCAGGGATTACCTTCCTTGAGATCCCCTGAATAGAATTTTTTAAGGAGATACCGCCATCCCGGGAGGATCACCAAGCTGACGAGCCAAAGGACAAGAAGGAGCTTTCGGGATATGTAGATTTGGCCCGCAAAAAGAATGACGACTAGCAATGCCGCCGCCTGGGTGAGTCCCCAAAAAATCTTTTTTGTTTCTTCCAGGGTATTTAAGGAATTTCTCGGATCGTAGATCCCTTTTTGATGCAGGATGAGAAGGGAGATGAAACCGTAGAGGATAAACAGGGCGGTATGCCTGTGGGAGAGGAGGGGAAGGAGATTTTTAGGCCAGTAAATCGTGCTGTATCTCATCCAATAAACGAAGGCTGAAGCTCCAAGCAAAAAAAGAAAATCAAAGACAATGGCCCATTTCCCTTTCCAGGGCCAAAGGGATCTGTTTGGGTTAATATTCAGTCTTTTTATATTGAGACCAACCATAAGAAAGACTTTCTTTTTTTGAGCTTAGAAATTTTTAAGATTGGTAAACTTAAGTGATGTTTTCTTCTTGATTTAATCGATCCTCTCATGGGGCTATTGACTTGGACTTGTGCAATCCTTTCTGTTTTGAAAAATCGTCAATGGAAGCAGGCCAAATTGTACTCAATGGGACTTAAGGAAACAGGGATATTCCGATGAGCGGAGAAAATGGGTCCAAGAAATTCTTGGGACTACTTTACAGCCTCTTTCAGGAATAATAGCAGATATAATACATGAGAGGCTACTTCAATTCTTTGAAAGGAAATCTCGCTTAGTATTATGAGAAAAAGCTTCCGCCGTTACCTTGCAGAAGATTCCATGCAAGGTTCACATTTCAACCCAAAAAGGATGTTCTTTTCCCAGGAAAATGTCCCCAAATGACGATGCTTACATTGGAACATTCTGTTGGAAAAATCAAGAATATTTTTTAATAATTGAGTTTTATCTAGATAGAAACTGGGTTTATTAGAATGGTTTATTCTTATATTCTTTGATCAATCTTAAGGAAAAAAAAGAGATATATCAGCAAAATGCATGATCAATCCGAAGGTTATTTTCTTCTTTTCTGAAGGGAAAAGAAAAAAACTCCTTGTCATGGGTTAAACTGTTAAGGAGAAAAAAAGATGGCTATAAACCAAATCCCGTTTCGTCCCCTCTCTTGGATTAAAAGGGGGATAATTGCTCCAGGTAGATCAAAGCGTCGAGTGATTGCCGGCCTTTTTAAGGGACTTGACTTGGAGCTCGACTTAAGTTGCCAGATGCAAGTCTTGCTTGGATTATGGGAAACCGAAACGTATGGATTTATACGGAAGTGCGCTCAAAGAAGTAGGTGGATGGTTGACGTCGGAGCGGGAACGGGAGAGTTGGTCAGTTATTTCTTAAAGCAAAAGCTGTGTAAGAAAGTTTATGCTATTGAGCCGCAAAAGGACAGCGTGGACATTTTGCGGCGTAACGCAAACAATAATCTTTCCGGCAAAGAAATAGAGGGTCGTTTATTTGTTATCACCCAGTTTTTGGGGTGCAACGTGTTGAGAGGAGAGCTTCCCCTCGATAGCTTGAGTTTGGATAGGACCGAAAGGGGATTTCTTAAAATCGACGTGGATGGAGCAGAGCTGGGTGTATTAAAAAGCGGCGAAAACCTTCTTGCTACAGGTCGTGTCGATCTCCTTGTTGAAACCCATTCCAGCCAACTGGAAATATCCTGCTTTGAGTTTCTTACCGGGCTTGGTTACAGGCCTTCGGTGATAAAAAATGCGTGGTGGCGGCTGTTTGTTCCCGAGCAGCGCCCTACCGAGCATAACCGGTGGTTGTGTGCCGAAGCAAAAAATGATCCGGATAATTCTTAAGGAAAGAACTCCTTTTAATAAGAAAAGGGGACGGCAAAGAGTTTTTTTGATTGAAGAGAGAGAAAAGGAGGAGTTTCTCTAAGAAAGTTTGAAGAGGTGGGGATTGACAACCTTTTCTTTGGTCATTTAAAAGTCCTTTTTCCCATGGTTTTTCAATCATGCCGATTCTTTTTTCCGTGCCAGGAGAAAAAAAGAGAAAAAGAATGGGTTTCCAAGAGAAACTCCTGGGGTTTTCTTGAGTTAGTTCAAAGTAGGCAACCGAGGCGAATGAAGAAAACGCTAAGAACGATGCTCTTTTGGCTTGCGGTAGCCTCTTTGTTTAATTTTCTGAACTCGTTTGTCATCGGCCAGACGATCGGAGAAAACGTTTACCAGTTTTTGATTTCCCATTACGAGAGCCTGGATGTTACCCCGATTCGACCCCAAGCCGGGGATAAAGGACTTAAGCACGATCTTTTAATCAAGGATAAGGAAGGAACTTTTTACTTGTTTAGCGAACAAAATAATCGGTTTTCATTGAAAGCGGTGCTTAAAGATTATGCCTTCTTGGCAGCACACAAAGTATTCAGAGAGCTTACAGACATTCCTAGCCGAGAAGACTACGCTAAAAAAGCTTCGCGGTTCCTGGGAGTTGACGAAAACATCTTTGTTCTTGACGATAGGGTAGAGTAAGCAAGGGAGTCGTCTTTATCCTTTTTGTTCCCGCGATGGAGGCGGGCATTGGGGAAGAAGTCTATTGAGACTTGCTATGTAGTTTTTGGGGAGATGCCAGTAGTGGGCCCCGGAAATGACTTTATTGATGTACTCGATGCTTAGAGGAGGGGGATTGGGGGAAACCTCGGGGAAGTAAGAAAAAACGGTCAGCGGGTAATTATTGTCCCCTTCCTTGTAGACAAGGCATTCTTTGCGTTGGCAACTGGGAGTTGGGTTTAAAGGATCGTATTCTTCTGAAACATCCAACTTCCCCAGCTCAAAGGGGGATATTTCATAGATCACTCCCCAGACTTGGCTTTTTTCTTCAGGGATAACCCCAAAAACACCGCATTTCCATAGGCTGGATTGCCGGGCGACGACAAGTTTGTAACGGTCGAGGAGGGCGCGGCAGAAAAACCTGGTCGAGGGACATTTCCTCCTCATCAGGTTCCAATCCATATTCGATCCGTAAGCGAAATAGAGCATGGCCTTTTTCTCTACTTAAAGAAGTCTTTTCAATTAATAAAAAGAATCAATACAATTACAAGAATTATATCAATAAGAATATAAAAAGAGCCGTTTCTTCCTTAAAAGGCTGAAAAGGCTGAAGAGAAAAAAAAGATTTACAAGGATAACAGCCTTCTATGAAAAGCCGTCGCCACCGCCTGGCAGCGGTTCTGGACGTCTAGTTTTAAAAAAATGTTTTTAAGGTGAAACTTTACGGTGGCTTCGCTGATCTTGAGGATGCAGGAAATCTCCCAATTGGTCTTTCCATCCATGATCCATTTTAAAATTTCCAGTTCTCTTGCCGTAAGGGCCTGGGGACTTTCTTTGGCCGGTTTTTCAACTTCTTGAGGGTGAGAGCAGTTGAGGAGGGCAAGGTGGAGGGGATACTTTAGGCCATTAAGGATTGTTTCATGTCGAGGGGATTTTTCGATTTCCTTGTCACAAAAGGAAAAGAGGCTTGCCCGGTAGGTTTTTTCCTCCACGATGCCGAAACTCAGCCCCGTATGGAGGCTGATGTCGGAGGCATCTTTTAGGTATTGGCTGCGAAAGTTATCCTGGAAATACCTGAAAATCTCGGTTCTGCGAACGATATTTCCCCTGAGTCTTAAGGCTGTTTTAACCACCGGATCGGCTTTTTGATACTTTTGCTGCAAGTAAAAGGCGATCAGGTCGCTGGGGAAGCTATGGTTGATGATTTTCAACATCTTCTTGACCTCGTTCAAGGAATTGATTTTTACCAGTCCACAGGCGATCAGTGAGGAGGGAATGAGCTCCTGGATTTTTTTCAGAACGGTTTTGAACTCCTTTTGGTCCCTGACTTGTAAGCTCAGATCGTAGATTTCTAAAAGCTTGACCAGGTCTGTCTTACTCAAGGATGAAAAAGGCTCGGCCATTCCTTTTCTCCGGGATAAAATCCAACTTAAATATTTTATTAAGTGTTCTGAATATATACATATACTATTATTAAGAAATATTAAGAAATAATCCCTATCCTCATGGATAGTTGCTAAAAGATGGACATTTTTTAACCTTGGGTTGCTTTTTTAACCCTCTTTTTAAGCAATAAAAATGAATTACTTGAAATGGAATGGACGAAGGGATCTGCGTACTCTCTACAATTTATTAAATAAGTTGATCTATGCTAGGGATGAGCAAAGGTTATGGACCGGATTACAAGAACTGGCCTGCTCCATCGATCAGCTTTCTCAAAGGTTAACTCAATTGGAAAGCCGGATGGCGGAGATGGAAAAAAGGAGATGACATAAGGAAAGATTTGAGAAATATTTAGCTTGCCTTTTTTTGATCCAGAATGATCCAGCCTTTTCCGCGAACGGTTGTAATAAGGTTTTTCAAGCTATTTTCTTCCAATTTTTTCCTTAGCCCGCTCATGTGGACTTGAATCACGTTGTTAATGGAACTGACCTTCGAGTAATCTCCCCAGAGCTGGTTAAAGATTTCTTCAGCCGAAAGAATGTTGTTCTTTCTGGTGGCCAATAGCATCAGCAAGGAAAATTCTTTTTGGGTAAGCTTGATTTCTTTATTTCCTTTCCAGACCCTGAAATTTTTGATATCGATGGTGAGACTGCCTATTTTTAATATATGGAGCTCTTCGATCACATTTTTTTTCCTTACCAGGGATAAGGCATGTTCGGCCAGCTCTTCAGGAATGAAATTTTGGGGAAGGAAAAGATCGATGCCCTTGCGCAGGGAAAGAATTCTTTGTTGGGCATTCAATTCGTGATCGATAAGAAAAAGAGGCAGTTGGATACCCTCCTTTCTTAACCTTTCTATTATTTCCAAGTAAGGAAAACTGCTTGGAGTCTTTGGATCCACAATCCCCAGGTCATAGTTTTTAAAAAAGAGCTGGGTGAAAAATTCACTGAGATGCCCCACCGTGACCAGTTGGCCCTTCAAAATAGTTGAAGCTTCTTCGGTCCTCTGAATAAAAAGGTCATTGGTAGTTGCCAGGATAAAGTTCATAGCTTTTTATGGGGAAAACATCGGGTTTATAAATCAAAACAGGGTTGCGGATAGTTGGATCATCAGGTTCTTACACAATCCATTCCTCGGGTAAAAGCTCTAGACTATAAATGTAATTTTTAATTCTATTAAAATATTTATTTTTTCAAAACAAAATGATAGAGAAAATCTTAAAAAAAAATCTTGATCATTCCTTAAGCAAAACGAGTTATATTGTCCATGGAGTTTTTTTGCCTTTACTTTTAAAAAATAAGGATCTTAAGGCAATAAAACTCTTTGGTCAATCGTTTCGAGCCGGCCTGGACAACACAACAAGATAAAGGAACAAAAAAAAGATCAAGGCAAGACCGGGAAAAAGAGGGAAAAGAAAGGCTATTTTGTGATTGCGGTGAATAAGTTTTAACCCGAATTAGCTTTTTTTAGTTCATCGCCAGGGATGTTGCTTGGGCATCTTCCAGTTCAAAGGTGATTTTTTCGAGGATCACTTGCGTAAAGGAAGAA is drawn from Methylacidiphilum infernorum V4 and contains these coding sequences:
- a CDS encoding GumC family protein; this encodes MSEELQKKPKDNLTVGNKDVFQTEVLLSPYESSDLEWLKEKLWDIYRFRKQALLFFLVCLFVVFLFTFSQKPIYRGESVVKINSTKSEVVPYKQVSNDEPGLFDWETFFKTQCEIIKSRSLAQRVVERLELDEHLDWLGLKPKKNGPLPSSEKLSEIVQNNLHILPVRGTRLIRICYDSPNSFGAMQVANAYAESFITFGLDRKLEANRHARQFLAGQIELMKKKVTESEAKLARFMEKTGIVKLPGVNSSPTEKELAQVSDALAKARFEMIRKEVFYERAKNGLDMGKSLTIPDNQYTMDIKKNLLKEQAKYRELEEIYKEDYPKMVRLKAGIDGLNQQLAEEKQAVVEKLEAEYEAAKKNFESLEEEWKKTLLKLKDENSLLAKYAMLKREADANQQMYMGLLKRLKETDITSALNSGNIEVVETASIPKKPVKPKKMLNLLLGLFGGSVGGIGLALGLALLDNRFRGKDDIEKFLKIPVLGVIPDIEKLKKHQPETYEGDIPYALMTYALPESEVSNGFRSIRTLLHYTIAGRRPQVITVTSTLESEGKSGTTVNLATVLGQQGTVLVIDADLRRPSIHKILGLRPRPGLSEILTGQAQVEEAVQPTSLPNVWAIVGGRAALHPADLLGAESFSQLCRSLREYFTYILIDTPPMRGMPDAPIVSMQSEGVLYVIEDGRDDRKEVQNNIEAFSRINSRVLGIILNRADPLSHSSYYYAYKYRSQASSNSQELMRKEEEA
- a CDS encoding polysaccharide biosynthesis/export family protein gives rise to the protein MSSFFLFFLGMSFGKSSKDIPQALPATAEDANSKINEIILMQASQTADKEGVPLGDGDLLEIHVADLPELSNIKTRITPAGTILLPLLGQIQVEGLTAEELHAFLKTKLGEKYLRDPQVSVSVVEMKSHRISVMGAVYKPGVYEMTNQLRVVDALGMAGGLREDASTTIYLIRSPKKRKAENSPPKAGNEMNAGEEKKEPKAEAPVGPPPKVKKEELLSQIKPFIVEIDLKEMIDGKSERSNFLLMPGDVIQVPPAGSVYVGGEVKNPKGVPLRGGVITAYQAIIEAGGPNDKADMSKVKIYRKLPNGQKKVILLDLSRKKRDYNDYTLQKEDVVVVGTNGPMAVLVGIRDTIFSRLFLPMPY
- a CDS encoding sugar transferase, with amino-acid sequence MVGLNIKRLNINPNRSLWPWKGKWAIVFDFLFLLGASAFVYWMRYSTIYWPKNLLPLLSHRHTALFILYGFISLLILHQKGIYDPRNSLNTLEETKKIFWGLTQAAALLVVILFAGQIYISRKLLLVLWLVSLVILPGWRYLLKKFYSGDLKEGNPWIRTVIVGEGEIVKKIEKYYESHPFLGISSWGVISPTAQEPGHRIEDLPQVLDRYWIDEIVICCPLPLNLTESIVLEAVKRKKRVKLAFPSLSENLHPHWENMEFCDGFPLVPLCDKSIPLFHLLVKRLIDLLVSFFGLIALSPLFLLLGIMIKLQDGGPIFYRSTRIGRKGRRFPCLKFRTMSVDADKKKEELAPLNERIGPMFKITNDPRITPLGKFLRKYSLDELPQLFNVLWGQMSLVGPRPPTPDEVEKYETYSLSYYRRLEVKPGITSLWAVEARNDPDFRRAIELDCKYIEEWTPWLDFKILLKTIPAVLRGEGR
- a CDS encoding FkbM family methyltransferase codes for the protein MAINQIPFRPLSWIKRGIIAPGRSKRRVIAGLFKGLDLELDLSCQMQVLLGLWETETYGFIRKCAQRSRWMVDVGAGTGELVSYFLKQKLCKKVYAIEPQKDSVDILRRNANNNLSGKEIEGRLFVITQFLGCNVLRGELPLDSLSLDRTERGFLKIDVDGAELGVLKSGENLLATGRVDLLVETHSSQLEISCFEFLTGLGYRPSVIKNAWWRLFVPEQRPTEHNRWLCAEAKNDPDNS
- a CDS encoding gamma-glutamylcyclotransferase family protein; amino-acid sequence: MLYFAYGSNMDWNLMRRKCPSTRFFCRALLDRYKLVVARQSSLWKCGVFGVIPEEKSQVWGVIYEISPFELGKLDVSEEYDPLNPTPSCQRKECLVYKEGDNNYPLTVFSYFPEVSPNPPPLSIEYINKVISGAHYWHLPKNYIASLNRLLPQCPPPSREQKG
- a CDS encoding helix-turn-helix transcriptional regulator, whose translation is MAEPFSSLSKTDLVKLLEIYDLSLQVRDQKEFKTVLKKIQELIPSSLIACGLVKINSLNEVKKMLKIINHSFPSDLIAFYLQQKYQKADPVVKTALRLRGNIVRRTEIFRYFQDNFRSQYLKDASDISLHTGLSFGIVEEKTYRASLFSFCDKEIEKSPRHETILNGLKYPLHLALLNCSHPQEVEKPAKESPQALTARELEILKWIMDGKTNWEISCILKISEATVKFHLKNIFLKLDVQNRCQAVATAFHRRLLSL
- a CDS encoding response regulator transcription factor is translated as MNFILATTNDLFIQRTEEASTILKGQLVTVGHLSEFFTQLFFKNYDLGIVDPKTPSSFPYLEIIERLRKEGIQLPLFLIDHELNAQQRILSLRKGIDLFLPQNFIPEELAEHALSLVRKKNVIEELHILKIGSLTIDIKNFRVWKGNKEIKLTQKEFSLLMLLATRKNNILSAEEIFNQLWGDYSKVSSINNVIQVHMSGLRKKLEENSLKNLITTVRGKGWIILDQKKAS